A stretch of the Alnus glutinosa chromosome 6, dhAlnGlut1.1, whole genome shotgun sequence genome encodes the following:
- the LOC133871002 gene encoding protein AGENET DOMAIN (AGD)-CONTAINING P1-like, whose amino-acid sequence MALGKPNLAHHSCFNIGDEVEVTSADHSLRGTLFPAKIIARLCKTNKFVVEYKSLEATDVPLRESVDTVLLRPLPPPENDHTFHFGDEVDAFFSGGWWEGIITQVDEGPAYWVYFRFAKQEFHFQPSEMRPHREWINGTWLPPREVSLKTEANSSKARMNKFSKGTAVEVSSDEDGFQGAWFAATVINARGQDKYLVKYKSLRTEDDMDYLREEVDIQHIRPRPPNAVMIDSYDLNEEVEAFCNDGWWEGVISKVVKGSRYKVYFKGTKDEVEFQHSDLRPRQDWIEGTWVRASQALKF is encoded by the exons ATGGCTCTCGGGAAGCCGAACCTGGCTCATCACTCTTGCTTCAATATAGGAGACGAGGTCGAGGTCACCAGTGCGGACCACAGCCTTCGCGGCACGCTGTTTCCCGCAAAAATCATAGCCCGTCTCTGCAAAACCAATAAGTTCGTAGTTGAGTACAAAAGCCTAGAGGCCACCGATGTGCCCTTGAGGGAATCGGTTGACACGGTGCTACTAAGGCCCTTGCCTCCACCAGAAAACGATCACACTTTCCATTTTGGCGACGAGGTGGACGCGTTTTTCAGTGGCGGATGGTGGGAGGGAATAATCACTCAAGTAGATGAGGGTCCGGCGTACTGGGTTTACTTTAGGTTTGCGAAACAAGAGTTTCACTTTCAACCTTCGGAGATGAGGCCTCACAGGGAGTGGATCAATGGAACTTGGCTCCCACCTAGG GAAGTGTCCCTTAAAACGGAAGCAAATTCGAGCAAAGCAAGGATGAATAAGTTTAGCAAAGGAACAGCAGTAGAGGTAAGCAGTGACGAAGATGGATTTCAAGGTGCTTGGTTTGCTGCAACAGTCATCAATGCTAGAGGACAGGACAAATACCTCGTTAAGTACAAGAGCCTGAGAACTGAAGATGACATGGACTATTTGAGAGAAGAGGTTGATATACAGCACATAAGGCCTCGTCCTCCTAATGCTGTCATGATTGATAGCTACGATCTGAATGAAGAAGTTGAGGCATTTTGCAATGATGGATGGTGGGAGGGTGTGATTTCCAAGGTTGTTAAGGGCTCAAGGTACAAAGTTTACTTCAAAGGCACAAAAGACGAAGTGGAGTTTCAGCACTCTGACCTAAGACCACGTCAAGATTGGATAGAAGGAACTTGGGTCAGGGCTTCTCAG